The uncultured Fretibacterium sp. region AGGACGAGGGGAAGCCCCAGGAGGACGGACCGCAGGGTCGGCCGGGCCAGGAACAGGATCGTCAGGAAGAGGACCGTCCAGACGCCGCCCCGAAGCTTAAAGATTTTTTGACGAAATGCCTTCATTTGATGGGCTTCGCCTGGCCTCATCCCTGGCCTCCTCCTCGGGGGAGACGCCCTGGTGGAGCTCCTCGGAGACGCCCCATCCCAACATCCGAATCACGACGACGACCCCCATAAAGATGGAGAGGTACTCCGTGAAGAAGCGCCAGATGATGGCCATGACCCCCGCCATGTTCCAGGGCATCAGGGTCCCGAAGAGCAGGGCGCCGCCGCTCTCGGCAAAGCCGCTGGCCCCAGGGGTGGGGATGAAGTAGAGCACGAACATGAAGACCGCCTGAGTCGCCAGGGTCTGAATGTAGCGATAGGGGAGCCCGACGGCGCTCATCAGGATGGGAAGCACGCTGAAGATCAGGAGCAGATGGAGGACGGAGAGCGCCGTGGCGAGCAGCATCCATCCCTTCCCGGAGCGGAACGCCAGGCGGAAGTTCATGATGTAGTTGTCCACCTCCCGGTCGAGCCACTGGAAGCAGCCGATCACGCGGCGGTTGGACTTCACCAGGTTCAGCCGCTTCATCCAGAGGACGGCGATCTTTCCCAGCCGCTTGAGTGCGTCCGGACGAAGAACGGTGAAGAGGATGAATACCCACGTACAGCCGATGACGGCGAAGACGTAGAAGACGAGCCCCTTCAGGAAGGGACTTGCCTCCAGGATGGAGGGCTCGAGAAACAGGGCCGTTGGGACGACCAGGCTCAGGATCAGGACGGTCAGCATGGTACGGAGCAAGGTGATGGCGATGCCCTTGCCGATGGGGACGCCTTTCTTATAAAGGACGTAGACCTGGAAGGGGCCGCCCCCGCTCTGCATGGGGGTGACCGCGCTGCCGAAGTAGTTCAGCCAGGTGAGGACGATTCCCATGGAGAACGGCACCCTTTCCTGCGCCGCGTGGGAGAGTGCACAGAAACGTCCCGCGTCGCACATCCAGGAGAGGAGGACCATCCCCAGGGCCCCCAGCAGCAGGAGCTTGTTCGACGAGAGCAGGGAACGGACGGTTTCGTGATCGACGCTTTTGGCTATGATGATCGCATTGGCCCCGAAGGCCAGCAGGATAAAGAGTATCAAACCTTTACGCAGGGACAAATTGAAATTCCTCCATCGAACGAGACAGGATCGGATGAGACAGTGTCAAAAGAGACAACATCAATGCAACGGAAACGGCATGCTCCAAACGGGAGAATCATGAATCGGGACGACGCGGAAGGGCCCGGAGGTACGGCGCACGGTTCTGAGTCCTTATGTCCGCGGCCGTTACCGGGATTGAGGGGCGGAGAGCCTGCCCAGCATCAGCGCGAGTTCATCGATGCTTGGAAGCAGTTCCTGACGCAGGACCAGGGCCATTTGAGGGTATCGTTTCCCGTCCATCAGGCCGATGAGGCGGTTCAGGATGTCCAGGAGCCCGCCCCGGAACGCCTGTTTCTCCGGGTCTGCGGAGGCCCCGGCCGTCAGAGTACTGCAGCGCTCGTAGACGTCCAGCGTCCAGTCCAGCCCCTCCATCGCCTCGGACAGACCGTTCTGCGCAGCCGAGGTACCGCCCTCCTCGAAGTGGCCGGCGATCTCCCCAATGCCCTTCTTCAGCCGCGAGATGTAGCTCAGGGCCTCGGCGAGCGTCTCCCGGACCAGGAGCCGGACCGGGGTGAGCGAGAAGTGCGCCGACATCCCCCCCGACAGGGCAAGAAAGGCCCGCTCGTCCATCTCCACGCCGTCGACTTGAAGTCCCGTGAGGACGAGCCCGGAGCGGGCGGCTTCCGCCCTGACGGCCTCCAGAATCTCGAGAGGCGACGCCGTGGACGGGATCTCGCGGCGCTCCTGTCCGTCAATCGATACCTTCATCATGACCCCCCTGTTCCGAGTTCCCAACTCGGCGCCTCGGAAAATCCGGCGCGCCCAAACGCCTCCCCATCCCAGGGAAGGGATGGGGAGGGCAAAAAACGCGTAATCGTTGTGAGGACATCAATATTTCAAAGTTTTAGGTTCCTATTTTAGCATACTCCGAATCGCTCATGTTCGAGCCGTCCGGCGCCGATACTCAATGTGGGCTATAATAAACACGCATCGGCGGAGTCCGATGCATTTTGTCCGTGCCGAAGAACAGGAGGGTTTTGTATGGCGGACATGTCCGTATCGGGTATTGCGTCCGGGATCAACTGGGACGAGATGATAACGAAGATCCTGAACAAGGCGAAGAAGCCCGCGCTCGTGATGGTGGAGAAGCGGGATACGCTCGGCCGGAAGAAGGAGTATTTCGAGGAGTTCAAGATCGCGCTTCAAAAGCTGAACAGCGCGCTGTCGCCGCTCAAGCTTTCTTCAACCTATAAGGCGAAGGGGATTGAGATAGAGCGGATCGACAAGAGCGGCTCCTACAAGGGCGTGCTGACGGCCACCGTCAACGCGGACGCGGAGGTCAACGTCCACGA contains the following coding sequences:
- a CDS encoding lysylphosphatidylglycerol synthase transmembrane domain-containing protein, whose amino-acid sequence is MSLRKGLILFILLAFGANAIIIAKSVDHETVRSLLSSNKLLLLGALGMVLLSWMCDAGRFCALSHAAQERVPFSMGIVLTWLNYFGSAVTPMQSGGGPFQVYVLYKKGVPIGKGIAITLLRTMLTVLILSLVVPTALFLEPSILEASPFLKGLVFYVFAVIGCTWVFILFTVLRPDALKRLGKIAVLWMKRLNLVKSNRRVIGCFQWLDREVDNYIMNFRLAFRSGKGWMLLATALSVLHLLLIFSVLPILMSAVGLPYRYIQTLATQAVFMFVLYFIPTPGASGFAESGGALLFGTLMPWNMAGVMAIIWRFFTEYLSIFMGVVVVIRMLGWGVSEELHQGVSPEEEARDEARRSPSNEGISSKNL